From Amycolatopsis sp. cg9, one genomic window encodes:
- a CDS encoding NAD(P)H-hydrate dehydratase, with product MPRGSSPDPAPISPALLRDRRIGTGDRGTVLVVGGARTVPGAPALSGTAALRAGAGTLQLAVAERHATAIGVSVPESSVIGLPEHASGAIAADAADRLADVLPGAGSVVVGPGLTGAEETEELLRRLVPAIAPDARVVLDAFALGALSRAPELAEPLADRLLLTPNRVEAAFLDGCEEEDVDDLATAVRIARRYRGVVLLMGVVAEPGGRTWRDGSGHVGLATSGSGDVLAGLTGGFLARGAAVDQAACWATHVHAVAGQRLIPDTGSTGLLARELVAEIPRVIAELER from the coding sequence ATGCCGCGCGGCAGCTCTCCTGACCCGGCGCCGATCAGCCCGGCCTTGTTGCGGGACCGGCGGATCGGCACCGGCGACCGCGGCACCGTGCTCGTCGTCGGCGGCGCCCGGACCGTGCCGGGCGCGCCCGCGTTGTCCGGCACCGCCGCCCTGCGCGCGGGCGCGGGCACGCTCCAGCTCGCGGTCGCCGAACGCCACGCGACGGCCATCGGCGTTTCGGTGCCCGAGTCCTCGGTGATCGGGCTGCCGGAACACGCTTCCGGCGCGATCGCCGCCGACGCGGCCGACCGGCTGGCCGACGTCCTCCCGGGCGCCGGTTCCGTGGTGGTCGGTCCCGGCCTGACCGGCGCCGAGGAGACCGAAGAGCTGCTGCGGCGGCTGGTTCCTGCCATCGCCCCGGACGCGCGGGTGGTGCTCGACGCGTTCGCGCTCGGCGCGCTGAGCCGGGCACCGGAGCTGGCCGAGCCGTTGGCGGACCGGCTCCTCCTCACACCCAACCGGGTCGAAGCGGCCTTTCTGGACGGCTGCGAAGAAGAAGACGTCGACGACCTGGCGACGGCGGTGCGGATCGCGCGGCGCTACCGCGGGGTGGTGCTGCTCATGGGGGTGGTCGCCGAACCCGGTGGCCGCACCTGGCGGGACGGCAGCGGCCACGTCGGGCTGGCGACGTCCGGCAGCGGTGACGTGCTGGCCGGGCTGACCGGCGGGTTCCTCGCCCGCGGCGCCGCCGTCGACCAGGCCGCCTGCTGGGCGACGCACGTCCACGCCGTCGCGGGGCAGCGGCTGATCCCGGACACCGGCAGCACCGGGCTGCTGGCGCGGGAACTCGTCGCGGAGATCCCGCGGGTCATCGCCGAGCTGGAGCGCTGA
- a CDS encoding histidine phosphatase family protein, producing MSVDLEWVAVLRHGQSTGNVAREEAESAGADVIDIAERDADVPLTGLGQEQAAAAGEFFAERPPDLVVTSTYRRAWDTARLAAPDGVAIVPDERLRDRELGVLDLLTSHGVRERWPDELRRKRRLGKFYYRPPGGESWADVVLRLRSLLTELSAEHAGKRVLLAAHEMTVFGLRYLLEGLPEPDLLRAADATEVPNGSVTSWERDRDGGFTMVLAQEVGHLHATDTPPTADDDAARQLS from the coding sequence GTGAGCGTCGACTTGGAGTGGGTGGCCGTGCTGCGCCACGGGCAGAGCACCGGGAACGTGGCCCGGGAGGAAGCGGAGTCGGCCGGGGCCGACGTGATCGACATCGCCGAGCGCGACGCCGACGTGCCGCTGACCGGACTGGGCCAGGAGCAGGCCGCGGCCGCGGGGGAGTTCTTCGCCGAGCGCCCGCCGGACCTCGTGGTCACTTCGACCTACCGCCGGGCCTGGGACACCGCCCGGCTGGCCGCGCCCGACGGGGTCGCGATCGTCCCCGACGAACGGCTGCGCGACCGCGAGCTCGGGGTCCTGGACCTGCTGACGTCCCACGGCGTCCGCGAGCGGTGGCCCGACGAACTGCGCCGCAAACGGCGGCTCGGCAAGTTCTACTACCGCCCGCCGGGCGGCGAGTCCTGGGCCGATGTCGTGCTGCGGCTGCGTTCCCTGCTGACCGAGCTGAGCGCGGAGCACGCCGGAAAGCGCGTTCTGCTGGCGGCCCACGAGATGACCGTCTTCGGCCTGCGCTACCTCCTCGAAGGCCTGCCGGAGCCCGACCTGCTCCGCGCCGCCGACGCGACCGAAGTCCCCAACGGCTCGGTGACGTCCTGGGAGCGCGACCGCGACGGCGGGTTCACCATGGTGCTCGCCCAGGAGGTCGGCCACCTGCACGCCACCGACACCCCGCCGACGGCGGACGACGATGCCGCGCGGCAGCTCTCCTGA
- a CDS encoding SDR family oxidoreductase, with protein MKTVLITGASSGIGHATALRLAREGHHVVLGARREDRLAALAKEIHDAGGTADVHRLDVTDRAAVAAFADAAVEAHGRLDVFVANAGVMPLSRLDSRHVEEWDRMIDVNVRGLLHGIAAALPHFRRQGGGHFVTIASTGAHEVVPTAAVYCGTKYAARAITEGLRLEADPGVRVTTISPGVVESELADTITEAGAKEAMRTYRAVTMSPDTIAGAISYAIGQPDGVDVNEIVVRPTAQR; from the coding sequence GTGAAGACCGTTCTCATCACCGGTGCCAGCAGCGGCATCGGGCACGCCACCGCGCTGCGCCTGGCCCGCGAGGGCCACCACGTCGTGCTCGGCGCCCGGCGCGAAGACCGCCTGGCCGCGCTGGCGAAGGAGATCCACGACGCCGGCGGCACCGCCGACGTGCACCGCCTGGACGTCACCGACCGCGCGGCCGTCGCCGCGTTCGCCGACGCCGCCGTCGAAGCGCACGGCCGGCTCGACGTCTTCGTCGCCAACGCGGGCGTGATGCCGCTGTCGCGGCTGGACTCCCGGCACGTCGAGGAGTGGGACCGGATGATCGACGTGAACGTCCGGGGCCTCCTGCACGGGATCGCGGCGGCCCTGCCGCACTTCCGGCGCCAAGGCGGCGGGCACTTCGTGACCATCGCCTCCACCGGCGCGCACGAGGTGGTGCCGACAGCCGCGGTCTACTGCGGCACCAAGTACGCGGCCCGGGCGATCACCGAGGGCCTGCGCCTCGAAGCCGACCCAGGCGTCCGCGTCACGACGATCTCCCCCGGCGTCGTCGAGTCCGAACTGGCCGACACCATCACCGAAGCGGGCGCGAAGGAGGCGATGCGCACCTACCGCGCGGTGACGATGTCGCCGGACACCATCGCCGGCGCGATCTCCTACGCGATCGGGCAGCCGGACGGCGTCGACGTCAACGAAATCGTGGTGCGGCCGACCGCCCAGCGGTGA
- a CDS encoding STAS domain-containing protein: protein MTEHTHTESASATVPFGEFRIARTDQDGTVVLAVAGDVDTTTAPALVQAADEVLAEEPPVFVVDLTRVDFLASPGLTALLTIHRNAAAGTAVRIVASGRATLRPIQLTGLEDSLSLFPTRDAALAAS from the coding sequence ATGACCGAGCACACCCATACTGAAAGCGCATCGGCCACTGTGCCGTTCGGGGAGTTCCGGATCGCCCGAACGGACCAAGACGGCACAGTCGTCCTGGCCGTCGCCGGGGACGTCGACACGACCACCGCGCCCGCACTCGTGCAGGCCGCGGACGAGGTGCTGGCGGAGGAGCCGCCGGTCTTCGTGGTCGACCTGACCCGGGTGGATTTCCTCGCCTCGCCGGGGCTGACCGCGTTGCTGACGATCCACCGCAACGCCGCCGCCGGCACCGCGGTGCGGATCGTCGCGTCCGGCCGGGCCACCCTGCGCCCGATCCAGCTGACCGGCCTCGAGGACAGCCTCTCGCTCTTCCCGACCCGGGACGCGGCGCTGGCCGCTTCCTGA
- a CDS encoding PP2C family protein-serine/threonine phosphatase: MSRSLGAHDRLRLVETIIGAPAGHLVLAEVLVETLQRLREVMAVDTATVLRYQPSARQLVAFAAAGIEEEVHQGVRIPVGSGFAGRVALERVPVILDQVDETTVVNSLLWERGLHSMLGVPMIAGSELVGVLHVGSVEPRPFGEPDVATMQLLADRLATAIQLEAREENRTATVALQRSLLPSSLPEVPGLSFGARYVPGAETGLGGDWYDLFTLPGDRIGVVMGDVSGHGLDAAVIMGRLRSALRAYALDCESPAEVLAKLDRKANHFEHGAMATVAYGIIGPGREAVTLSLAGHLPPVLAVPGAAGRLVDVPPDPPIGLTIGEPERRMTIVDLPPGSVLAFYTDGLVERRDRPVDTGMRLLADTVYAGEPERLCAQIMAALIGGRAAQDDVALLTIQRRAVPAGG, encoded by the coding sequence ATGTCGCGAAGTCTCGGCGCTCACGACCGGCTGCGGCTGGTGGAAACGATCATCGGCGCTCCCGCCGGTCACCTCGTGCTGGCCGAGGTGCTGGTCGAGACGCTGCAGCGCTTGCGCGAGGTCATGGCGGTCGACACGGCGACGGTGCTGCGGTACCAGCCCAGCGCCCGCCAGCTGGTGGCGTTCGCGGCGGCCGGCATCGAGGAGGAGGTCCACCAGGGCGTGCGGATCCCGGTGGGCAGCGGCTTCGCCGGCCGGGTCGCGCTCGAGCGGGTCCCGGTGATCCTCGACCAGGTCGACGAAACCACCGTCGTGAACTCCCTGCTGTGGGAGCGGGGACTGCACTCGATGCTCGGCGTGCCGATGATCGCCGGCAGCGAGCTCGTCGGGGTGCTGCACGTCGGGTCGGTCGAGCCCCGGCCGTTCGGCGAGCCAGACGTGGCCACCATGCAGCTGCTCGCCGACCGCCTCGCGACGGCGATCCAGCTGGAAGCCCGGGAAGAGAACCGCACCGCCACCGTGGCGCTGCAGCGCAGCCTGCTGCCGAGCAGCCTGCCCGAGGTGCCCGGCCTCTCCTTCGGCGCCCGGTACGTGCCCGGCGCGGAAACCGGGCTCGGCGGCGACTGGTACGACCTGTTCACCCTGCCGGGCGACCGGATCGGCGTCGTGATGGGGGACGTCTCCGGCCACGGCCTCGACGCCGCCGTGATCATGGGACGGCTGCGCAGCGCCCTGCGGGCCTACGCCCTCGACTGCGAAAGCCCGGCCGAGGTGCTCGCCAAGCTCGACCGCAAGGCCAACCACTTCGAGCACGGCGCGATGGCCACGGTCGCCTACGGGATCATCGGCCCGGGCCGTGAAGCCGTGACGCTTTCCCTGGCCGGGCACCTGCCCCCGGTGCTGGCCGTGCCGGGGGCCGCGGGCCGGCTGGTGGACGTGCCGCCGGATCCCCCGATCGGGCTGACGATCGGCGAGCCCGAACGGCGGATGACCATCGTCGACCTGCCGCCGGGCAGCGTGCTGGCGTTCTACACCGACGGACTGGTCGAGCGACGCGACCGGCCGGTGGACACCGGTATGCGGCTGCTGGCCGACACCGTGTACGCCGGGGAGCCCGAGCGGCTCTGCGCGCAGATCATGGCCGCGCTGATCGGCGGCCGGGCGGCCCAGGACGACGTCGCCCTGCTGACCATCCAGCGCCGGGCCGTCCCGGCCGGCGGCTGA